A part of Sceloporus undulatus isolate JIND9_A2432 ecotype Alabama unplaced genomic scaffold, SceUnd_v1.1 scaffold_13, whole genome shotgun sequence genomic DNA contains:
- the LOC121917239 gene encoding transgelin-3 — MANRGPSYGLSREVQEKIEQKYDPELESRLVDWIIIQCGENIEHPPPGRQHFQKWLMDGTLLCKLINNLHPKGKEPIPKITESKMAFKQMEQISQFLKAAEIYGVRTTDIFQTVDLWEGKDMAAVQRTLMALGSEAVTRDDGCYKGDPSWFHRKAQKNQRGFSEEQLRQGQNVIGLQMGSNKGASQSGMTGYGMPRQII; from the exons ATGGCCAACAGAGGACCAAGCTATGGCTTAAGCCGAGAAGTCCAGGAGAAGATTGAACAGAAATATGACCCAGAACTGGAGAGCCGACTGGTAGACTGGATTATTATACAGTGTGGTGAAAATATAGAGCATCCcccacctggaagacaacattttcAGAAATGGTTAATGGATGGAACC CTGCTGTGCAAGTTAATAAACAATTTACATCCCAAGGGAAAAGAACCCATTCCAAAGATCACAGAATCAAAGATGGCTTTTaagcaaatggagcaaatctCCCAGTTTCTGAAAGCTGCAGAAATCTATGGTGTACGAACAACAGATATTTTCCAGACAGTGGATTTATGGGAAG GCAAGGATATGGCTGCAGTGCAGAGAACCTTAATGGCTTTGGGCAGTGAAGCTGTCACAAGGGATGATGGATGTTACAAAGGGGATCCATCTTGGTTTCACAG GAAAGCACAGAAGAACCAGCGAGGATTTTCAGAAGAGCAACTTCGTCAAGGACAGAATGTCATCGGCCTCCAAATGGGGAGTAACAAGGGAGCATCCCAGTCTGGGATGACTGGATATGGCATGCCGAGACAGATAATTTAG